From the Chitinolyticbacter meiyuanensis genome, one window contains:
- a CDS encoding TonB-dependent receptor plug domain-containing protein: MFFRPRLLPRPPFPRRALAGLSLFIAAQVHADATLDTIVVTATRSEKTIEEAPVRTEVISRGEIERTHAKTLTEALENIPGLQLRQVLGKSGYELSLQGMTSDQVLVLIDGMPLAASTGSTVDLSQYLLAEVERIEVVKGAASAQYGSSAMGGVVNVITRRTQPGLRASVEGSLGSYGSQNDSGNSARPGVKNGQFQIEGGNAQWRLRVDGQVVDDDGFGVDPDAWTRQGDASRREQYGARLAWLPSTAGELWIEGSTYREDDVQRTAPEFVPPNLILPQKTEKITRDRLLAGGNWRVDSGLRVELKGLSETYDSHSQKTNNIGTAAYDDRYASQETRHLSGQVDMPAWYSQLWQFGFDLHDETLTQRKDGTSEFAGDAERSNVELFAQNDIIFNDVWEMVLGLRWQDDSDFGGHVAPKVALRGNVLNAGGWRGVLRASWGEGYRVPNLKERHYLFDHSSLGYVVIGNPDLKPESSNSWQLGGSLSWGDAVTLDANAFYNRVRDLIQVDEDNPGSNGSGVAIYSYENINRAETRGIELALDWRASTALRFNAAYTFTDTEDLATGQALTRRPRNMARLGADWNAWQNGTLSLRARYQGKELVDSARNAYSGAWTTVDLKYNHRLTDALTAYAGIDNLFDAQRDFTDPDDFGPVVGRYFYLGARYAWGH; the protein is encoded by the coding sequence GTGTTCTTTCGCCCTCGCCTCCTGCCTCGTCCGCCTTTCCCTCGTCGCGCTCTTGCCGGGCTGAGCCTGTTCATCGCCGCCCAGGTACACGCCGACGCCACGCTCGACACCATCGTGGTCACCGCCACCCGTAGCGAGAAGACCATCGAGGAAGCGCCAGTACGCACCGAGGTGATCAGCCGGGGCGAGATCGAGCGCACCCATGCCAAGACCTTGACCGAAGCGCTGGAGAACATCCCGGGCTTGCAACTGCGCCAGGTGCTGGGCAAGTCCGGCTACGAGCTCTCGCTGCAGGGCATGACCAGCGACCAGGTGCTGGTGCTAATCGACGGCATGCCGCTCGCGGCCAGCACCGGCTCGACAGTGGACCTCAGCCAGTACCTGCTGGCCGAGGTGGAGCGCATCGAGGTGGTGAAGGGCGCCGCGTCGGCACAGTACGGCAGCTCGGCCATGGGTGGTGTCGTCAACGTGATCACGCGGCGCACCCAGCCGGGCCTGCGCGCCAGCGTCGAGGGCAGCCTCGGCAGCTATGGCAGCCAGAACGACAGCGGCAACAGCGCCCGCCCCGGCGTGAAGAACGGCCAGTTCCAGATCGAGGGCGGCAATGCCCAATGGCGGTTACGCGTCGACGGTCAGGTGGTCGATGATGATGGCTTTGGCGTCGATCCGGATGCCTGGACCCGTCAAGGCGATGCCAGCCGGCGCGAGCAGTACGGCGCCCGCCTGGCCTGGCTGCCGAGCACAGCCGGCGAGCTGTGGATCGAGGGCAGCACCTACCGCGAGGACGACGTGCAGCGCACCGCGCCCGAGTTCGTCCCGCCCAACCTGATCCTGCCGCAGAAGACCGAGAAGATCACCCGGGATCGCCTGCTGGCAGGTGGAAACTGGCGCGTCGACAGCGGCCTGCGCGTCGAGCTCAAGGGCCTGTCCGAGACCTACGACAGCCACTCGCAAAAGACCAACAACATCGGCACCGCGGCCTATGACGACCGCTACGCCAGCCAGGAAACGCGCCATCTCTCCGGCCAGGTCGACATGCCGGCCTGGTACAGCCAGCTCTGGCAGTTTGGCTTCGACCTGCACGACGAGACGCTGACCCAGCGCAAGGATGGCACCTCCGAATTCGCCGGCGATGCCGAGCGCTCCAATGTCGAGCTGTTTGCCCAGAACGACATCATCTTCAACGACGTCTGGGAAATGGTGCTGGGCCTGCGCTGGCAGGACGACTCCGACTTCGGCGGCCATGTCGCCCCCAAGGTGGCGCTACGCGGCAATGTGCTCAACGCCGGGGGCTGGCGTGGCGTGCTGCGCGCCAGCTGGGGCGAAGGCTACCGTGTGCCCAACCTCAAGGAACGGCACTACCTGTTCGATCACAGCTCGCTCGGCTATGTCGTGATCGGCAATCCGGATCTCAAGCCCGAATCATCGAACAGCTGGCAGCTTGGCGGCTCGCTGTCGTGGGGCGACGCAGTCACGCTCGACGCCAATGCCTTCTACAACCGTGTGCGCGATCTGATCCAGGTCGACGAGGACAACCCGGGCAGCAACGGCAGCGGCGTCGCCATCTACAGCTACGAGAACATCAACCGCGCCGAAACCCGCGGCATCGAGTTGGCACTCGACTGGCGTGCCAGCACCGCACTGCGCTTCAACGCGGCCTACACCTTCACCGATACCGAGGACCTCGCCACCGGCCAGGCGCTCACCCGCCGCCCCCGCAACATGGCGCGCCTCGGTGCCGACTGGAATGCCTGGCAGAACGGCACGCTGAGCCTGCGCGCCCGCTACCAGGGCAAGGAGCTGGTGGATAGCGCGCGCAACGCCTACTCGGGCGCCTGGACCACCGTCGACCTCAAGTACAACCACCGCCTCACCGACGCGCTGACCGCCTACGCCGGCATCGACAACCTGTTCGATGCGCAACGCGACTTTACCGACCCCGACGACTTCGGCCCCGTCGTCGGTCGCTATTTCTACCTAGGCGCACGCTACGCCTGGGGCCATTAA
- a CDS encoding tetratricopeptide repeat-containing diguanylate cyclase, producing MHAQPQEALRLCEQVFAEAWQMREPLAHVLAAERYGLIMDHLGRGIEARNALFDALQAAQSAHLFAGEARLLEQIARGYYTEGQYRQAIQYWAHCAEVSEQSGREVKTWISAKVGLGQIYYALGDFESAAALHREALARVHEAGDPYLDAKVKINLGVDLIPLQRSSEATEVFMAALDLCLLHQFSDYAAETSFRLGQIQLEQGELKHAFAFLDAALGHARDVDYRWGEANILACQAEVFARQGDHATALQTVRRAQVIANADRFSHMLHQQHFAAARYAEAMGDVVTALTELKLAHHGERNLLAGSVPERNKELEDKAGLRPSANRMLVELSNHVLIEEGAQDEALALITGESCRIMDVERASVWLLDHDMQQLRCVSLCVLGGGRVRKATLAREACPAFFDWLARDPNPMIAHDAEHHPYSWELAQGYLQEIGIRSMLAFAIRVAGKPRGALLLGVTGPQRNWTPDDVMKGQQLADVATRALASQERRLFQQQISTLNDELVRTNEALEARVRDRTAALEKRNTELLALNETIRVMATVDELTGIYNRRHIVERLRQEEARSERGEHPFCVCLIDIDYFKDVNDRYGHGAGDEVLRVVAQTARATIRETDCVGRYGGEEFLMLLTGADLDGGRYIAERLRVATAALRFPRIGNDFRVTISLGVACHVLGEHIEQTINRADESLYRAKAEGRNRVVS from the coding sequence ATGCATGCACAGCCGCAGGAAGCGCTACGCCTGTGCGAGCAGGTGTTCGCCGAAGCCTGGCAGATGCGCGAGCCGCTGGCGCACGTGCTGGCGGCCGAGCGCTATGGCCTGATCATGGATCACCTGGGGCGTGGTATCGAAGCGCGCAACGCGCTGTTCGACGCGTTGCAGGCTGCACAATCGGCGCACCTGTTCGCCGGCGAGGCACGGCTCCTCGAGCAGATCGCCCGTGGCTACTACACCGAGGGCCAGTATCGTCAGGCGATCCAGTACTGGGCCCATTGTGCTGAAGTGTCCGAGCAGAGCGGCCGCGAGGTGAAGACCTGGATTTCCGCCAAGGTCGGCCTGGGCCAGATCTACTACGCGCTCGGTGATTTCGAATCGGCGGCGGCCTTGCACCGCGAGGCGCTGGCCCGGGTGCACGAGGCGGGCGATCCCTACCTCGATGCCAAGGTCAAGATCAATCTGGGCGTCGACCTGATCCCGTTGCAGCGCAGCAGCGAGGCGACCGAGGTGTTCATGGCCGCGCTCGATCTCTGCCTGCTGCACCAGTTTTCCGATTACGCCGCCGAAACCAGCTTCCGCCTCGGGCAGATCCAGCTTGAGCAGGGGGAGCTCAAGCATGCGTTCGCCTTTCTCGACGCGGCACTCGGCCATGCGCGCGACGTCGACTACCGCTGGGGCGAGGCCAATATCCTGGCCTGCCAAGCCGAGGTATTCGCGCGGCAGGGCGACCATGCGACCGCGCTGCAGACGGTGCGGCGCGCCCAGGTGATCGCCAACGCCGACCGCTTCTCGCACATGCTGCACCAGCAGCATTTCGCTGCCGCGCGCTATGCCGAGGCGATGGGCGACGTGGTCACTGCGCTGACCGAACTCAAGCTCGCCCACCATGGTGAACGCAATCTGTTGGCGGGGTCGGTGCCCGAGCGCAACAAGGAACTGGAGGACAAGGCCGGCTTGCGGCCCAGCGCCAACCGCATGCTGGTGGAGCTGTCCAACCATGTGCTGATCGAGGAGGGCGCGCAAGATGAGGCGCTGGCGCTGATCACCGGCGAGAGCTGCCGCATCATGGATGTCGAGCGTGCGTCGGTCTGGCTGCTCGACCACGATATGCAGCAGCTGCGCTGTGTCAGCCTGTGCGTGCTCGGTGGTGGCCGCGTCCGCAAGGCGACACTGGCCCGCGAGGCCTGCCCGGCCTTCTTCGACTGGCTGGCGCGCGATCCCAACCCGATGATCGCCCATGATGCCGAGCACCATCCGTATTCCTGGGAGCTGGCGCAGGGTTACCTGCAGGAAATCGGCATCCGTTCGATGCTGGCGTTTGCCATCCGCGTGGCCGGCAAGCCGCGTGGGGCGCTGTTGCTGGGCGTCACCGGACCACAGCGCAACTGGACACCCGACGACGTGATGAAAGGCCAGCAATTGGCGGACGTGGCCACCCGTGCGCTGGCCAGCCAGGAGCGCCGGCTGTTCCAGCAGCAGATCAGCACGCTCAACGACGAACTGGTGCGTACCAACGAAGCGCTGGAAGCACGTGTGCGTGATCGCACCGCTGCGCTGGAAAAGCGCAATACCGAGTTGCTGGCGCTGAACGAGACCATCCGGGTGATGGCCACGGTCGATGAACTCACCGGCATCTACAACCGCCGCCATATCGTCGAGCGGTTGCGGCAGGAGGAGGCACGCAGCGAACGCGGCGAGCATCCGTTCTGCGTCTGCCTGATCGACATCGATTACTTCAAGGACGTGAATGACCGCTACGGGCATGGCGCTGGCGACGAGGTGCTGCGCGTGGTGGCGCAGACCGCACGCGCCACGATCCGCGAAACCGATTGCGTCGGGCGTTATGGCGGCGAGGAATTCCTGATGCTGCTGACCGGCGCCGATCTGGACGGCGGACGGTACATCGCCGAGCGCCTGCGCGTTGCCACTGCGGCGTTGCGCTTCCCAAGGATCGGCAACGATTTTCGCGTCACCATCTCGCTGGGCGTGGCCTGCCATGTGCTCGGCGAACACATCGAGCAGACCATCAACCGCGCCGACGAATCGCTGTACCGCGCCAAGGCAGAAGGCCGCAACCGCGTAGTCAGCTGA
- a CDS encoding efflux transporter outer membrane subunit produces MNKPLPFALSLLAAAVLTGCGFTPDRTPPSQELPVTVAVMPEFDPQWWKQYGSSELDTLVETARGHNADVATAIARIEEARAALGIASAEQLPRLDLGASGSRQRVSRNGPQAGLGTYEDYQFAASASWELDLWGRVRNQREAALEQLRASEFERDGVLLAVSTATVEAYFNLRALDAQVDVAQQTLNTREESYALRVKRFKGGMTSELDVRQAEAELMDARAALPALQASQTAAQNTLLILTGASARSVFEDQAPRGVAIDLIVPSAVNIPSGLPSDLLLRRPDVQSAEAQLRAARAQIQVARAAWFPRITLTGLFGVQSLEFSNLFDGPSKVWSYAGNLAMPLFDNGLTAAQVDQARARDKQAAIGYEQAVRSAFGDVRVALDGVQRARERAAALQQQTAALTRQVRLARLRYDNGYSDYLEVLDAERTEFQVRLNLIDAQRDELVSQLALIKALGGGWRAEPAAS; encoded by the coding sequence ATGAATAAGCCCTTGCCCTTCGCCCTGTCGCTGCTCGCGGCGGCAGTTCTCACCGGCTGCGGCTTCACGCCAGATCGCACACCACCCAGCCAGGAACTGCCGGTGACCGTGGCAGTGATGCCGGAATTCGATCCGCAATGGTGGAAGCAATACGGCAGCAGCGAACTCGATACCCTGGTCGAGACGGCCCGCGGTCACAACGCCGATGTCGCGACTGCCATCGCACGCATCGAGGAGGCCCGGGCCGCGCTTGGCATTGCCTCGGCCGAACAATTGCCACGCCTCGATCTTGGCGCCAGCGGCAGCCGCCAGCGGGTGTCACGCAATGGCCCGCAAGCCGGGCTCGGCACCTACGAGGACTACCAGTTCGCCGCCAGTGCCAGCTGGGAGCTCGACCTGTGGGGCCGCGTGCGCAACCAGCGTGAAGCCGCGCTGGAACAACTGCGCGCCAGCGAGTTCGAGCGCGATGGCGTGCTGTTGGCAGTCAGCACCGCCACCGTCGAGGCCTATTTCAACCTGCGTGCCCTTGATGCACAGGTCGATGTGGCCCAGCAGACGCTCAACACCCGCGAAGAGTCCTACGCGCTGCGTGTAAAGCGGTTCAAGGGGGGGATGACTTCCGAGCTCGACGTGCGCCAGGCCGAAGCCGAGTTGATGGATGCGCGTGCCGCCCTGCCGGCACTGCAGGCCTCGCAGACCGCGGCACAAAACACGCTGTTGATCCTCACCGGCGCCAGCGCCCGCAGCGTGTTCGAGGACCAGGCTCCGCGTGGCGTGGCCATCGACCTGATCGTGCCGAGCGCGGTCAACATTCCATCCGGCCTGCCGTCGGACCTGCTGCTGCGGCGACCCGACGTACAGTCGGCCGAGGCGCAGTTGCGTGCGGCCCGCGCCCAGATCCAGGTGGCCCGCGCCGCCTGGTTTCCCCGGATCACGCTGACCGGCCTGTTCGGCGTGCAGAGCCTTGAGTTCTCCAACCTGTTCGACGGGCCGTCCAAGGTCTGGTCCTATGCCGGCAATCTCGCCATGCCGCTGTTCGACAACGGCCTCACCGCCGCCCAGGTCGACCAGGCACGCGCACGCGACAAGCAGGCAGCGATCGGGTACGAGCAGGCAGTGCGCAGTGCGTTCGGCGATGTCCGCGTTGCACTCGACGGTGTGCAGCGCGCCCGTGAACGTGCCGCCGCGCTGCAACAGCAGACGGCTGCACTCACCCGGCAGGTTCGCCTTGCACGCTTGCGTTACGACAACGGCTATTCGGACTATCTGGAAGTGCTGGACGCGGAGCGCACCGAGTTCCAGGTGCGGCTGAACCTGATCGACGCACAACGCGACGAACTGGTGTCGCAACTGGCGTTGATCAAGGCACTGGGGGGCGGCTGGCGCGCCGAACCGGCCGCGAGCTGA
- a CDS encoding efflux RND transporter periplasmic adaptor subunit: MPQFLPRQSAFLACLIPVLFAACGKTEEAKHIPPPPVSVVTIQPANVPMIYEAVGQTAGYREIEVRARVEGILLKRTYTEGKPVKEGQLLFQIDPAPYRAALDQARGVQAQAKAQLEKARLDKERIIPLYQENAVSKKDYDDAFAAFDTATANLDSASAKLQEAQINLDYTNVVAPIGGMASKINVSEGSLVSPTANGGLLTTIAQLDPLYANFSFSEADQLNLQRAEKAGQLIMPKSRDFEVELQLADGSSYSTRGHVDFADSKVDPATGTIRARAIVPNPEGQLLPGQFVRVRIHGVTMKDAILVPQRSVLQQQADKIVLVVNDKNLVEVRPVELGATHGNNYVVTKGLKAGERVITDGVLKAKPGSPVTIAPPAAHASAPAAR; the protein is encoded by the coding sequence ATGCCGCAATTCCTCCCACGCCAATCGGCCTTTCTCGCCTGCCTGATTCCCGTGCTGTTCGCCGCCTGCGGCAAAACGGAGGAAGCCAAGCATATCCCGCCGCCGCCGGTTTCAGTCGTCACCATCCAGCCCGCCAATGTGCCGATGATCTACGAAGCGGTCGGCCAGACCGCCGGCTACCGCGAGATCGAAGTGCGCGCCCGGGTGGAGGGCATCCTGCTCAAGCGCACCTACACCGAAGGCAAGCCGGTCAAGGAAGGCCAGCTGCTGTTCCAGATCGATCCGGCGCCATATCGCGCAGCGCTCGATCAGGCGCGCGGCGTGCAGGCCCAGGCCAAGGCACAATTGGAAAAGGCGCGGCTCGACAAGGAGCGCATCATTCCGCTCTACCAGGAGAATGCTGTCTCCAAGAAGGATTACGACGACGCCTTCGCCGCATTCGACACTGCCACCGCCAATCTAGACTCGGCCAGCGCCAAGCTGCAGGAAGCACAAATCAATCTTGACTACACCAACGTGGTCGCGCCCATTGGCGGCATGGCAAGCAAGATCAACGTTTCCGAAGGCAGCTTGGTATCGCCGACCGCCAACGGCGGTCTGTTGACCACCATCGCACAGCTCGATCCGCTTTACGCCAATTTCTCGTTCTCCGAAGCAGACCAACTGAACCTGCAACGCGCGGAGAAGGCAGGTCAGCTGATCATGCCCAAAAGTCGCGATTTCGAGGTCGAATTGCAATTGGCTGATGGTTCAAGCTACAGCACGCGCGGGCATGTCGACTTCGCCGACAGCAAGGTTGATCCGGCCACCGGCACCATCCGCGCCCGCGCCATCGTGCCGAACCCGGAAGGCCAACTGCTGCCTGGTCAGTTCGTGCGCGTGCGCATCCACGGCGTGACCATGAAGGATGCCATCCTGGTGCCGCAGCGCTCGGTGCTGCAGCAGCAGGCCGACAAGATCGTGCTGGTGGTCAACGACAAGAACCTGGTGGAAGTCAGGCCTGTGGAACTCGGCGCCACTCATGGCAATAACTACGTGGTAACCAAGGGTCTGAAGGCGGGCGAGCGCGTGATCACCGACGGGGTGCTCAAGGCCAAGCCCGGTTCACCGGTGACCATTGCACCGCCTGCAGCCCACGCCAGCGCCCCGGCCGCCCGCTAA
- a CDS encoding efflux RND transporter permease subunit, whose protein sequence is MFSKFFIERPIFASVISIIITLAGLAAMTALPIEQYPQIVPPVVSVTANYPGASPQVIAETVAAPIEQQVNGVEDMLYMQSSAASNGSMTLNVYFAIGTDPDLATINTNNRVQAAMAQLPDEVKRQGVTVKKKSTAILGFVTLDSQDGRYDALYLSNYAQLNVVDELKRITGIGDVSIIGAGDYAMRVWLRPDKLAELSMTPSDITSAIQEQNKQFAAGKVGAEPTSHPLEFTYTATARGRLEDVKDFENIIIRSNSDGSQTKLKDVARIELGSASYDVVSKRNGKPTVGIGLYLQPGANAIGVLDAVNAKMKELEPRFPPSMQYNIPYDTTKFVKISIEEVVHTLVEAIILVFLVVFIFLQNFRATLIPCIAVPVSLIGTFAGMVVLGFSINLLTLFGMVLAIGIVVDDAIVVLENVERIMSTEKCSPKQAAIKAMEEVSGPVVAIVLVLCSVFLPVAFMGGMTGVMYKQFAVTIAVSVTISGLVALTLTPALCALILKPGHHQPNKFFVWFNNGFDRLTGGYVRGVSFLNRRVLVAFGVFGALMVCLLLLFKTVPGGLVPDEDQGYLMVVPVMPDAASLTRTQAVTGQLDAFLTKEPDVAQVLSFAGFDLLSSTYRSNAAAVFVTLKDWDERQGEGQDSFSLAKKIMAAGFAIKESMVLAFNPPAITGMSTTGGLEAYLQSRASTDPKQIEAATQAYLAAAQKRPEFASVTTTYRASVPQMFFDLDREKAKTLGVPVDQVFNALSATFGSLYVNDFNKFGRTYKVQLQSEADFRSRPEDIRNVFVRSASGNMIPLDSLVRVERVTGPELVERFNVFSAAKVMLQPAPGYSSGQAIAAAEAIAAETLSTDYSLAWTGSAYQEKAAGGSSAQAFIFGIIMVFLILAAQYERWTLPLAVITAVPFALFGAMLAVWVTGLNNDVYFQIGLVTLIGLAAKNAILIVEFAVEKYREGMSLMDAALEASRLRFRPIVMTSLAFILGCVPLVTSSGAGAASRHSIGTGVIGGMLAATLIATFFVPLFFRLIMKPAEKQRDQEARNAEAGHE, encoded by the coding sequence ATGTTCTCCAAGTTCTTCATCGAACGGCCGATCTTCGCCAGCGTCATCTCCATCATCATCACCCTGGCGGGCCTCGCGGCAATGACTGCGCTGCCCATCGAGCAATACCCGCAGATCGTGCCACCGGTGGTCTCGGTAACCGCGAACTACCCCGGCGCCTCGCCACAGGTGATCGCCGAGACGGTGGCCGCGCCGATCGAGCAGCAGGTCAACGGCGTAGAGGACATGCTCTACATGCAGTCCTCGGCCGCATCCAACGGCTCGATGACGCTCAACGTCTACTTCGCCATCGGCACTGACCCCGATCTTGCCACCATCAACACCAACAACCGCGTTCAAGCGGCGATGGCGCAGCTGCCGGACGAAGTGAAACGCCAGGGCGTGACGGTGAAGAAGAAATCCACCGCCATCCTGGGATTCGTCACGCTGGATTCGCAGGATGGCCGCTACGATGCGCTCTACCTGTCCAACTATGCCCAACTCAACGTCGTCGACGAATTGAAGCGCATCACCGGCATTGGCGATGTCTCAATCATCGGCGCCGGCGACTACGCGATGCGCGTCTGGCTACGGCCGGACAAGCTTGCCGAACTGTCGATGACGCCATCCGACATCACCTCCGCCATCCAGGAGCAGAACAAGCAGTTCGCCGCCGGCAAGGTCGGCGCCGAGCCGACGTCGCATCCGCTGGAATTCACCTACACCGCCACCGCGCGCGGCCGGCTGGAGGATGTGAAGGACTTCGAGAACATCATCATCCGCTCCAACTCGGATGGCTCGCAGACCAAGCTCAAGGATGTGGCGCGCATCGAGCTGGGCTCGGCCAGCTACGACGTGGTGTCCAAGCGCAACGGCAAGCCCACCGTCGGCATCGGCCTGTACCTGCAACCGGGCGCCAACGCCATCGGCGTGCTCGATGCGGTGAACGCCAAGATGAAGGAGCTGGAGCCGCGCTTTCCACCGAGCATGCAGTACAACATCCCCTACGACACCACCAAGTTCGTGAAAATCTCGATCGAGGAAGTGGTCCACACGCTGGTCGAGGCCATCATCCTGGTGTTCCTGGTGGTGTTCATCTTCCTGCAGAACTTCCGCGCCACGCTGATTCCCTGCATTGCGGTACCGGTCTCGTTGATCGGCACCTTCGCCGGGATGGTGGTGCTGGGCTTCTCGATCAACCTGCTCACGCTGTTCGGCATGGTGCTCGCCATCGGTATCGTGGTGGACGATGCCATCGTGGTGCTGGAAAACGTCGAGCGCATCATGAGCACCGAGAAATGCAGCCCCAAACAGGCGGCAATCAAGGCGATGGAAGAAGTATCCGGCCCCGTGGTCGCCATTGTGCTGGTGCTGTGCTCGGTGTTCCTGCCGGTGGCCTTCATGGGCGGGATGACCGGGGTGATGTACAAGCAATTCGCCGTCACCATCGCTGTATCGGTCACCATCTCGGGCCTCGTCGCGCTGACACTCACCCCCGCACTGTGCGCACTGATCCTGAAGCCCGGCCACCATCAGCCGAACAAGTTCTTCGTCTGGTTCAACAACGGCTTCGATCGGCTCACCGGCGGCTATGTGCGCGGCGTTTCCTTCCTCAACCGCCGGGTGCTGGTGGCCTTCGGCGTGTTCGGCGCGCTGATGGTCTGCCTGCTACTGCTGTTCAAGACGGTGCCGGGCGGCTTGGTGCCGGACGAGGACCAGGGTTACCTGATGGTGGTGCCGGTGATGCCGGATGCCGCATCGCTCACCCGCACGCAGGCGGTCACCGGCCAGCTCGATGCCTTCCTGACCAAGGAGCCGGACGTGGCGCAGGTGCTGAGCTTTGCCGGGTTCGACCTGCTGTCGAGCACCTACCGCTCCAACGCCGCAGCGGTGTTCGTCACGCTGAAGGATTGGGACGAGCGCCAAGGCGAAGGACAGGATTCGTTCTCGCTGGCGAAGAAGATCATGGCGGCGGGCTTTGCCATCAAGGAATCGATGGTACTGGCCTTCAATCCGCCAGCGATCACGGGCATGTCCACCACCGGTGGGCTGGAAGCCTACCTGCAAAGCCGCGCCAGCACCGATCCCAAGCAGATCGAGGCGGCAACCCAGGCCTACCTTGCCGCGGCGCAGAAGCGCCCGGAATTCGCCAGCGTCACCACCACCTACCGCGCCTCGGTACCGCAGATGTTCTTCGACCTGGATCGGGAAAAGGCCAAGACGCTGGGCGTGCCGGTCGACCAGGTGTTCAACGCGCTGTCGGCCACCTTTGGTTCACTCTACGTGAACGACTTCAACAAGTTCGGCCGCACCTACAAGGTGCAGCTGCAATCGGAAGCCGATTTCCGTTCGCGCCCCGAGGATATCCGCAACGTGTTCGTGCGCTCGGCCAGCGGCAACATGATCCCGCTCGATTCGCTGGTGCGGGTGGAGCGGGTGACGGGGCCCGAGCTCGTCGAGCGCTTCAACGTGTTCTCCGCCGCGAAGGTGATGCTGCAGCCGGCCCCCGGCTATTCCAGCGGCCAGGCCATCGCCGCCGCCGAGGCCATCGCCGCCGAAACGCTGAGCACCGACTACTCGCTGGCCTGGACCGGCAGCGCCTACCAGGAAAAGGCCGCCGGCGGTTCCTCGGCTCAGGCTTTCATCTTCGGCATCATCATGGTGTTCCTGATCCTGGCCGCGCAGTACGAGCGCTGGACGCTGCCGCTTGCCGTCATCACCGCGGTGCCGTTCGCGCTGTTCGGCGCCATGCTGGCGGTGTGGGTCACCGGGCTCAACAACGACGTGTATTTCCAGATCGGCCTCGTCACGCTGATCGGCCTCGCCGCCAAGAACGCCATCCTGATCGTCGAATTCGCCGTGGAGAAATACCGCGAAGGCATGAGCCTGATGGATGCGGCACTGGAGGCATCGCGATTGCGCTTCCGACCCATCGTGATGACGTCGCTCGCCTTCATCCTCGGTTGCGTGCCGCTGGTGACCTCGAGCGGCGCCGGTGCCGCCAGCCGCCATTCGATCGGCACCGGCGTGATCGGCGGCATGCTGGCCGCCACGCTGATCGCCACCTTCTTCGTGCCGCTGTTCTTCCGGCTGATCATGAAGCCCGCGGAGAAACAGCGGGATCAGGAAGCACGCAATGCGGAGGCCGGCCATGAATAA